The genomic region GATTGTCTTTTAATTAAGATTTGAATACATACACCTAGTAAGAAATTATAAAAGTTGCATAAACATACAAAAAGAGAAATTCTTTTGACAAAATTTTGTTTGAATAATGTATATTTAGACACATTATGTATGTATGTGTAGCATCTCCCTCTAAAAAAACATTCATACATAATGCAAATTaaaaggataaaaagaaaagatgaatccAACTGCAAATATAATCAGAGTTTTAGTGGTAGTGcaaagaagaataaaagagaaAGGAGTCGCCACGGCCGCTGGACGTAGCCATAACTACTATCCATGGACAAGACTACATTTTCAGAAAATAACCATTTATAAAACTACATTTATTTTTGCTAAAAATCTGTAGTCATCGAGAAGGAGAGAGTTAATTATTATAGGCCAACGAACTAGTTTACACGTttctaattaaatatttttagtaaagagaaaccagtcgacttcacgtgaagttgataattaagagtcttaaatgatttgactgatttgactaaatttttatttaatagctctcaattatcaacttcacatgaagtcgattgcacctgagttttcaccttctAGTAATTGCAGTGACTAATTTTATAGAGTTTATATATTGttattctaaaaaatttaatttttttgttaattttcataattttattaaatttttataatttaaaagttaataattaatttttttattagacaAAAACTTGTAATTAAATCtttgttaattattatttaaaaaaataatcctAAAATATTTCGTTGATATATCAAATATAAAAATGAATATTAAACAAAGAGTATTTTTTAACAATAGTAAATAGAAAGGACCTTATTAAACATATGTGTGTATATTGTATATTGGTTTATGAAAATTATTATCTCCATTCATATTTTGTtcatttctttttaaattatttcttGCAACAAAATTAGACATAAAAAAACAATTGAAATCAACAAAACATATACATTAAAAAAGTCACCAAATATAATAATGAGATCCATCATCCTCTTTtcccaacataaaaaaaaaaatatcatcaaATACTTGCCAGAGTCTCAAAGTATGGGTAAACTTTAACATCTACAAAAGAGTTATCTTCTTCTTCGTAGAAAATTTTGCAGCTATGATTCTTTAAATTATAAGACACTAGTTTTTTGTAACCAACTAACAGAATTGCACATATTGATTCCTCTTGTTCATCTTCATTTGGTGGTTGGCAAATAACACATAACGGATCAGCGTAAGTTCGATCTACATGACATTTTAGAATCCATTCACTGTAATCTTCTTTTAGCTcccaaaaatcatatcttccacTGTAACGACATTCCTCTATAATTAAGTACAGATTCCCTCCACTTTCTCCGAAATGCTTAACTTGTAATAACCCTGTACGTGGTATTGGTAATACTGGTAATTTCTTAAAGCAAAGCCGATCAATATCGAGATACGCTGAATGATCGTACCAATGTATAGCGCCGTTGCAATAAACACCACCATCATCATGGCAGggatcaaaatttttatttgggAAAGAAAGACGAACATCAAGTTTACTCCATGAACCTGTCTGTGACGAATAAACACTCATCTTGGGCGTGGTCTTTGTGCATTCCAAAAAGATAACTTTATAGTGAGGAGATTTCCAAGGTTCGAAGGCAAGATATGGCCTCGAAAATCGATATTCATAGCCAAATTTGTCTATACGAACGCAACGGCCAGTTGGTGAGTTGTTTATGTAAAAACTGCATTGCTTAACAAGTTTGTTAGACCATGGCATTGGGATACTATCCCAGAGTGTTAGACCATTGCATGATCGAAGAAGAATATAGCTGAGTGTTCCTTCGAACTTAACATGAGCATTGAGCTGCATGAACCTGCTGCAGTTGTTGAATGGGATCACGCAAGCTTTCTTATCCCTCAAGCAATCGAGTGTTTTTTGGCACAACATTCCAGATGGGTAAAGGTAAtaagggttagggttagggttgttTTTGTGTTTGTGTTTGCGGCATAATCCAAGAGTGTGCCAATAACAAAATTGGGGATTCGAGATCAGAGACATCCACTCCTTGCACACGCACTTGCATCGGAGCGCATCTTTAACCGGCAA from Arachis ipaensis cultivar K30076 chromosome B02, Araip1.1, whole genome shotgun sequence harbors:
- the LOC107627928 gene encoding F-box protein At5g07610-like, with protein sequence MHDDVIGNVNLLTEILLRLPVKDALRCKCVCKEWMSLISNPQFCYWHTLGLCRKHKHKNNPNPNPYYLYPSGMLCQKTLDCLRDKKACVIPFNNCSRFMQLNAHVKFEGTLSYILLRSCNGLTLWDSIPMPWSNKLVKQCSFYINNSPTGRCVRIDKFGYEYRFSRPYLAFEPWKSPHYKVIFLECTKTTPKMSVYSSQTGSWSKLDVRLSFPNKNFDPCHDDGGVYCNGAIHWYDHSAYLDIDRLCFKKLPVLPIPRTGLLQVKHFGESGGNLYLIIEECRYSGRYDFWELKEDYSEWILKCHVDRTYADPLCVICQPPNEDEQEESICAILLVGYKKLVSYNLKNHSCKIFYEEEDNSFVDVKVYPYFETLASI